In Dermacentor albipictus isolate Rhodes 1998 colony chromosome 6, USDA_Dalb.pri_finalv2, whole genome shotgun sequence, the following proteins share a genomic window:
- the LOC135905044 gene encoding uncharacterized protein, translating to MQWIVDERGDATAGQITQTTYLHWRPRIYAHYVSSSTYFPERSSRHWDTSGHTASDLSTSEGRLFVVATREPDTPRLDLTCWSFALAFLVVMVVAMVLFAARHRRRLLDEEVLLADSADRDGLQGEAALREASDRKRKGAVFATHSSGTSRRPKTEVAVAGRHARGGVPVNFYKSTPRKTTLSPSGNRRPARKSIGEAHDDELAWKKNTAKKADVDRKNNRTRPRKPMTTAAQTSPAVIFTLKRTPHRRPFINFAVTTAKTAGVTSTSAASFTTTKPPSTAPSRFPLKTRVIWRPRPTTGIVNSFGANSPSPAAPFAGGVFRDFTKYSLVPTMQRTLTPTAERGFPESTTSSFIKTKQDGVMKYSVITVPLATVFDLPKSFLLDKTSRGAASGSSSHTAKASTLETDESVAHTEPFADDSLNYFA from the exons ATGCAGTGGATTGTTGACGAACGAGGTGACGCCACTGCCGGCCAAATAACGCAAACAACTTATCTTCACTGGCGCCCAAGGATCTACGCGCACTACGTGAGCTCCTCGACGTATTTCCCGGAGCGGAGTAGTCGCCACTGGGACACCTCGGGCCACACAGCCAGCGACCTCTCGACGAGCGAAGGCAGACTGTTCGTGGTCGCTACGCGCGAACCCGACACCCCTAG GCTGGACCTGACGTGCTGGTCGTTTGCCTTGGCCTTCCTGGTGGTCATGGTGGTGGCCATGGTACTGTTCGCCGCCCGCCACCGAAGACGCCTGCTCGACGAAGAAGTGCTCCTGGCGGACAGCGCCGACAGAGATGGCCTGCAGGGGGAG GCGGCACTCCGGGAAGCCTCTGACCGCAAGCGGAAAGGAGCCGTGTTTGCCACTCACTCCAGCGGGACCAGCAGGCGACCGAAGACCGAGGTAGCGGTGGCGGGGAGGCATGCCCGGGGAGGCGTGCCCGTGAATTTCTACAAGAGCACGCCCCGGAAAACGACACTGAGCCCGTCTGGCAATCGAAGACCTGCGCGCAAGTCCATAGGCGAGGCACACGATGATGAACTCGCGTGGAA GAAGAATACAGCGAAAAAAGCTGATGTCGACCGAAAAAACAATCGCACGAGACCTCGGAAGCCCATGACGACTGCAGCACAGACATCTCCTGCCGTTATTTTCACATTAAAAAGAACGCCACACCGAAGACCATTTATAAATTTCGCGGTAACGACAGCAAAGACAGCTGGAGTGACATCAACGTCGGCAGCTTCATTTACGACCACGAAACCACCGTCGACCGCGCCATCCAGATTCCCATTGAAGACCAGGGTCATTTGGAGACCGCGTCCAACTACCGGGATCGTGAACTCGTTTGGGGCAAATAGCCCGTCCCCTGCGGCCCCTTTTGCTGGGGGTGTTTTTCGTGACTTTACCAAGTATTCGTTGGTGCCGACTATGCAAAGAACTTTGACGCCCACTGCCGAGAGAGGCTTTCCGGAGTCTACGACGTCGTCGTTCATAAAGACGAAACAAGATGGCGTTATGAAGTACTCGGTGATCACCGTGCCACTGGCGACTGTCTTCGATCTGCCGAAAAGCTTCTTGCTTGACAAGACTTCAAGAGGTGCTGCGTCTGGTTCCTCAAGCCACACTGCCAAGGCCTCGACTCTAGAAACTGACGAATCCGTGGCGCACACGGAACCATTCGCTGATGATTCTTTGAACTATTTCGCATAG